In the genome of Bacteroides mediterraneensis, the window CCTGTATCCATGCGTTATGGCATCCGTGGTCTGACACAAATGATATGGTCGTGGAAAGGACATTCTCCGGCTTCGGGGAATGTATATGTGTTTTTCTCACAGGACCGTAAGACCATGAAGGCATTAAAATGGGACGGCGACGGTTTTTTGATGTACACTAAAAGACTGTCCCAAGGGCGTTTCCGTGAGGTGCTGAAAAACGGTGATGGCAGCGTCCGCAGGTTTCAATGGGATGACTTCTACATGCTGATGAGGGGGCTCACACCTGTAAAAGTAACTGTCGAAGAACGCTTTAGAATGGCTGCAAGGTAGTATATATAATATTGATAATCAAATAATTAAATCTATAAGAAGTTGCATAAATCCGCCTTTTTTCGTAACTTTAAAGCATGAAAAAGGATGAACTGATAGAACTTTTGCAACGCCAGAACGGCTTCCTTCAGGGCAAACTGGAGGAAGCCTTATCATCTGTCCGTTCACTGACTTCAGCCAACGAGAGACTGACTGCCACGGTTGAAGAACTGAGAAAGCAGATAACCTCTCTGGAGGAAACTCTCAAAGGAAAGGACATTGAACTCAGCAAGGAAAAAACTGTCCGTCAGGCAATGCGCCGTCTGCAGGAATCTCCCTCGGAAAGACAGACCGGACAGATGCTCCCCAAATCTGATGTTCCTGAACAGAAGATACAAAAGAGACATACAAACAACGGTGCGAAGAAAAAGACACATCCGGAATGTGAGATTGAAACCTTTGATGTAGAACCTGACGACCCGGGGTTTGATCCGGAACTGGCCAGATATATGTGTACATGCGATGTCGTGCGTTATTCAATGGTTCCCATGCGCTTTATCAAGACAATCTATAAGGTCAAGAAGTATGTTCAGAACGGTACAATCTTCAAAGGTTCTGTTCCGGCAACTCCGCTGCTGAACTCCCAATACACTTCCTCTTTTATCGCAGGTCTGGCGGAGTTGCGCTATCTGCACGGAATGCCGCTTGAAAATGCGGTAGAATACTTCCGCTCACACGGCTTCGATCTTGATAAGGGTACCGCCCGGAAGCTTGTCAGCAAAACCAAGGTTCAGCTTGAGAACCTTTATAAGGCTCTTGCAAAGGCAATCCTTGAGGACAACTATATCTGTGGTGATGAGACTTATCAGAAAGTACGTCTGCAGACAGTCACTGATTCAGGGAAGAAAATAAAGAAAGGATATATCTGGGTGTTTGTCGGTATGACCACAGGTCTGGTGTATTTCTTTTATGATGACGGATCACGTTCGGCTGAAGTCTTTGAAAATGAAATAAAAGGATTTAACGGAGCCTTCCAGTGTGACTTTTACTCCGGATACCGTCATATCGGAATCGGCAATCTGAAAGGAATAAAAAGACTTCCATGCCTGCAGCATATAAAACGGAAGTTTCTGGATATAAAGGATAGTACTATTGCCCAGCAAATGGCCAAGCGCTTCGGCCTATTGTATCACTTCGAGCATAAACACAAAACAGGAAAGGACGGATGGACTGACGAGGACCACCTTCAGTGGAGGCAACGCTACTCAAAAGTGATGATTGAAAAAATCTACAGAGGATTGATTGAGATTAAAGACCGTCCGGGGATACCTCCTGATGATTCTCTTAATGCCGCCGCCGATTATGCGCTGAAACAGTGGCATGAAATACCGGCAATCTTCTCTTCTCCTAAATACAGGCTTGACAACAATGAAGTTGAACGAATAAACAGGTATATATCACTGACACGAAGACGTCTGACAATAGGCTCTCATACAGGAGCCGAAGTGGCGGTGTTATACCACTCATTAGCCATAACATGCCATAGATGTGGAATAAACATCTTTGAATACTTCTGCGACATTATAGACCGTTGTGCCGCATGGCCTCCTAATACTCCTATAGATAAATATCGTGATTTGCTTCCGGATAGATGGAAGAAGATGAAAAGATAGCCGCCCAAAAATCTGGAAGGCTATCTTTTTATGTGGTGAACGCTATCGCGGACGGTTGTACATATAATTTGAGATGGCCTTTTTTGGTAAGCATTCGGTAAACCACGTTGCAAATTTTGTGAATTAGTTCCGAATCGATGTTATTTGTAGTCGATTCGGAACTAATAGTATCTATTCGGAACAAGTTTGATGGGATTTAGCCCAATTACGTGGTAGAAGTTCTTCCATATTCTTCTCATCCCTTTCATAATATGGGATTTTACTCAGGACATCTTCCATCCAGATTCTGGGGTCTACTTCTGCAGACTTGCAGGTGGCAATCAGTGAGTACACGATGGCAGCCCTGTATGCGGATGCGTCGTTGCCGCAGAACAGATAATTCTTTCTTCCCAAAGCCAAAGGTCTTATGGCATTTTCTATGCGGTTGTCATCAATTTCGATTCTTCCGTCGTTTACGTATCTGGAAAGCCTGGGAAGAAGCGTGTACGTATATTCGATGGCTTTACCCATGCGGCTTTTAGGAAGCACTCTAAGATAAGCATCCTGCAGCCACTTTTCAAATTCAAGTATCAGCGGATAGGCTTCGCTTATACGTTTTTCCTTACGCTCTTCGGCTGCGAGTCCGGCATCATTGGCTTCAGATTCTATCTTGTACAGCTTGCCGATGTAGTGTATTGCCTGTGTGGCCAGGGTCCTGTTCTCTTCCAGGGCATCCACGTACTTCCTTCTGGCATGTGCCCAGCAGCCGACCAGGGTGATTCCTTTCATCTGCTCGAACTGTTCGTAAGCTGCATAGCCGTCACATTGCACAATGCCACGGTAGCATCCCAGCAGTTCACGGGCTACCATCCCCGAACGGCTGCCACGGTCATAATGGAACATGACGTCCCCCGTGATGCCGTCGCGCACGCACCACTCATACCCTTTTTTCGCCTTATGTTTCTCATTGTCCATCACAGGAATGACACTCTCGTCCACTTGTATATACTCACTGGAGAGTATCTTCTGTTTGAGCAGGTTGTACAGCAGCTTGAGTTTCTCCACCGCCATTTCATACCATCCGCACATGGTAGATTCGCTTATGCTGATTCCTGATTCGCGATACTGCTGTATCAGACGGTAGAACGGGAGATGATACATGAACTTGCCGATGATAATGTCCGTCAGGACCGAGGCGCCTGCCATACATTTGCTGACCGGAACAAGAGGTAGCGGGTGAATCAGAATCTGCCTTTCCTCGGGGTATTTCTCCATATCGGATTTACTTATCACTTTGTGACGGACGGTCTTCAGGATATATACTTTTGCCGGAACACGTTCCAGGCGTGAACTCTCTTCCTTTCCGATTTCAATGAATTCATCCTTAAGCCTGCCTTCCTCGTCTGTTGTCCCTTCAGGGTAAAGATCAACAACCTCTACAGGCAGTGAGGAAGTGTCCAGAGACTTGCGGACCGGTTTTTCCTTGACTTTTATAGTTCTGGTGATTTCTTCTTCACTCTTGCGGACTTCCTCCTCCATCCGGGATATTTCCATGGAGGACATTTCCTCCTTTGAGAACAGAAACAGCTGGTTGGGATCAAGCGGAAGACTCTTCTCGCTCATCCGCCCAAAGACTTTTTTCCGGAGCCAGTAAAGGGATTGTTCCAGCGAGGAAACCCTGCTGATAAGCGCCGCTTTATCCTGACGGAGCTTCTCAATTTCTTCCAATAAGGCTTTTTCCTGTTCTTCTGTAAGCATCTGTATCTCATTGTTCTACAATGTAAATATACTAAAATCCAATGACATACAAAAGCGAATAGAGTAAAAATCCGATACTATTTTCGAAGTTTCTGCAGGTCTTCAAGTCTCGTGCGACGGGAGTCGCGGGCTTCCATGATACCCTCCACAATCATGACAAGTTCCCGCCATTCTATATTTGTACAGACCTCATTGTCGTTGGCAGAATCAGGCTTGCCTAAGGTACCGGCTTCCAGAAGTTTGGAATACAGCACCATGCCGCCCGGCTCCCAATGCAGGAGCTTTATGCGGTCACGGGCACGGTTTATGAAGATATATACGTTGCCGTTGCTGGGGTCCTGACCCATGGCGTCGGTAATGATACCGCTGAGAGTATGAAAGCTTTTGCGCATATCAGTCGGGCGGTTATACAACAGATAGCGCATACTGTCATTAAGGCTGAACATGGCTGCAGGCCTGGATGATTGAAAACAGTTCCTTTTCATTTAGCTCACCGCAAATGCGTATGGCAGTACCGGCCGGTGTACGTATTTCTATCTCTTTCAATCCGCTTGGCGGGATCGGTGCGTTTTTCTGTTTACGCCCGCTTGTTCCGGCAAATGAAGGAACAGGAACAAAAGATCCGCTGTGGGGAAGCTCGATAAACTCACCTTGAGCCGATTTACCCGATGATTGCTCGGCGGCATAACGGGATTTGCTGTCATAAAACCGCCATACAGGGATATTGAGCTCCTCTAATCTTGACTTATAAGTCACTTTGTGCTCTTTGCAGTAGTTCATTATCTCTACTACTTCTTCTCGTGTCATCATAACTTTGCTTTTTGGACGTAAAGTTAATGATGGAAGTTGGAGACAAAAATACGTGGTTTACCGAATGCTTACCTTCTTTCCATCGGGCTTTACTTTTGAAGGAACCGCTGCGCTGCTGTCCTCTTCCCGGATGTCTTCACTCTGTCCGGTTACAGGAACGGGATCGAACAGGGAAAGCTGGTTGGGATCCAGGGCTGCCAGCTTCTCACTTCTCCGCCCGAAAAGCTGACGGTTCAGCCATGCTATCTGTGAGAGCAGTTCCTGTATCTTCCGTTGCAGCGCATCCGTCTGTTCCAGCAGTTTCCCGTTGGATTCGACAAGGGAACGGTTGGCCTCCAGGAGACCGGCTATCTGCTCCTGCTGACTCCTGATTATCTGTTCCATTGTATCCTGCTGAATCATCCGTTTCTATCTCTTTATATAATGTAAAGATACTGATTTTTCGGAAGATACGCAACCGGATACATGAAAAAACTTTCAATAGAAGCCATCCTTTCTACTGGCTTTCAACCTTTTCAGCCTCTCGTTCGGATTGTCACTGATTCCTTCCACCATCATGACCAGGTCGCGCCATTCCATCGGATAAGACCTGCTTCGGCTATCGTAGGCCGGCAGCCGGAACGTGCCCTCTTCCAGACGTTTCACATACAATACCATGCCGCCGTCTTCAGCATGGAGGAGCTTCATGGTGGTCCTGCTTCTGTTTATGAAGATGAAGACATCGCCCAGACGGACGTCATGTCCCATCCGGTCGTGAACCACTCCGCACAGAGAATTGATCCCCTTGCGCATGTCCGTCTTTCCGGGACACAGGAAATAGCGCATGGTATCATTCAGACAGAACATGGCCGCATAATTTGTGTATCAATCCAAATGTCAGTTCAGGGTTTCCATGGCTGTCAAGGTGGATCCTGATTCCGGAAGGAAGCTCTATTGTTACGTCGCCACCCGACCCTGACGGGAGATTGCCCCTGCGACGCAGATCCAATGGAATGAACGTATCATCGGGAAGCTTGTCCGTAAGTATTCGGCCAACTACAGGTATTAAACCTTTATATACAACAATAGCGACTGTCACTATGAACCTAATAGTATCAGCCGCTATTGTTTTGTTGAACCCATATGTTACAGTTTATATCAGTTACAAGATTCCTCCTTTTGCCTTGTCAGTACACATTCCGGATGTTTCAACTTCCATTTATGTGGAAGTAGATTCAAAAGTTCTTCTTGGGTTGCTTTTTTGTGATAAGGCATTTGTGCGATGACATCGTTCAGGTATACCCTGGGATTTACCTCGTGCGCCTTACATGTGGCCAGCAGAGAACATATGACAGACATATTAACCGCAGCTTCGTGATTACCACAGAAGAGAAAATTTTTTCTGCTCAGAGTAATGGGGCGTTGGACGTTTTCCGCCAGATTGTTATCCCAGTACAGGCGGCCATCGTCCAGGCATCTTATAATATTATCCCATTTGGTATAGGCATATGTAATGGCCTTGCCTGTCAAAGAACCTGGACTGTATTTAATCCCTTCTGTCTCCATCCATACCTTCATTGCCTCCATGATTGGCCGGGCCAGCTCCTGACGCTTCTGTCTGCGCTCATCATATGACAGGCCGGTTTCGTCACACTGACGTTCTATTTTATAGATATGCTGTATCTGAGTCAGTGCATGTTGGGCCATCTCCCTGTTTTCATCCAAAGCCTGCTCAAAATGACGACGTATATGCACCAGACAGTTGAGCAGCCGCACGTCGGGGTTGGCCTTGAAGGCTGTTTCATAACCTGCAAAACCGTCACATTGAAGATATCCCTTGAAGTTATATTGATTTGCCAGGGATTCGATGACCGCTCCGGCCCGTGAGCCTCCGTCGTAATGAAAGATGACCAGTCTCTCCATGACTGATCTTACCATCCAGAGATATTCCTTGTCGGCCTTGTGCTTTTCCCTGTTGATGACCGGAACTGTAGTCTCGTCCACCTGTACATAATCACAGGAGAAGACTTCACGTTTGAGTTCTTCATACAGAGGCTTAAGCAATTCTACGGTTTTCTTGAACCAGCCGTCCAGTGTACTTTCGGTCAGACCTTTCATTCCAAGATGGCGGTATTGCTGTATCTGACGGTAGAACGGGACATGATATTCATACTTCTGAAGCAATATTTCGGCAAGCAGGCTGGTGTCAGCGATGCACTTGTCAACCGGCATTAGCGGCATGGGAGCTATCTCTACGCCTTTCTGTCCGGCCGGAGGAAGCAGGGTACTATCCTTGAGAGCATATTTGGGACGGATGATCACCTTGACGTAAAGCATTCCCGGCTTGTGTTTGACGACTTTTGTTATCTCTTCGCCTATTCTACGGTATAAAGACAAGTCTACGCCTTTCGGTTCTATTGTATCGGTCTCCAATACGGGCAAGTCCTCTATCATTTTGCGGTTCTGGCGATTTCGTTTTACGTCTTCCACCGATTCCTTCTCAATCTTTTCCACAGCCTCGTCCCGCTTTTCTTCCGCCTGCTGCCGGAGTCCGGAAAACTCGTCGGCAAAGAGATCTGGCATATTAGGATCATATACGCGAAGTTTCTCCGATTTACGACCAAAGAGCTGACGGTTCAGCCATGCGACCTGAGCCGTCAACTCCTTGATACGTTCCTGCAGATTTTTTATCTGTTCGGATTGATTCTTATTAGTAGTAGACAATGAGGCTATAGAGGCATTCAGCCCTTCTATCGTCTTGAGTAAAATTTCTTTTTCTTCCATTGTCTACATATTCCGGAGCATACCCGTTCACTTTCCGGCAGCCTATAAAGCATAAAAATAGCCTTTAAAAGCACAATTTTATATCCGTTCATCCCCTAAAAGGATGAAAAGATGGATAACCAGACATTAAAATCTCAATTTTTCCGGAGCATATCCGTTCACCTCCGAGAATTGCACGTTTTAGCACCCTTTTTCCGGAGCATACCCGTTCACTTTAGACGTATGCTTTCAGATTTTCCGGAGTATATCCGTTCAGCCGTGCATGGAATTGTGAGCGTATATCTTCGTTTCCGGAGCATATCCGTTCATTCTTTCCCCGGTTTCAGTTTCCTTTGTGCTGGTAAGCTAACAAGAAACAGCACAGTCATGGCAGGAACAACAAAGGATATGAGTCTGATAAAACAAGTACTCCAGCTCAAGCAGGCCGGAGAATCCAACCGCGGTGTAAGCCGCAAGTTACCGATTGACAAGGAAACCGTCAACGGTTATGTGAATACAGTAAAAGCCAACGGATGGAACATCAGCGACCTCCTTGAGATTGACGATCCCGAGTTGGAAAGGATGTTCCATGCCGGTTCACCGGCATATACGGACAGTAGAATGGAAGAGTTCCTGATCCTGCTCCCCAGATACAGGGAACTGCTGACGGATCCCAAATCCCATGTAAGCCGTCAGGTCCTGTTCGATGAATACCGTGCGACTCATCCCGACGGTTACGGAAAATCACAGTTCTATTACCATCTGAAGCAGAATCTCGTTGCGAAGAAGGATGTTACGGCCGTACTTGCCAACACCTACAAACCGGGTGAAAAGCTCATGGTGGACTTTGCCGGTGACAAGCTCAGCTATGTGGATGCCGAAACCGGAGAAATTATCAAGGTGGAGGTGTTTGTCGCCTGCATGCCTTACAGCGAATATACCTATGTGATATGTGTACCTTCGCAGAAGACGGAGGACTTCCTGTATGCCATAAGAATGTGCCTGGAACATCTGGGCGGTGTTCCTCCCATACTGACTCCTGACAATCTCAAATCGGCTGTAATCAGCAATGACCGGCATGAGCCGAAGCTGAACAAGGCTCTTGAGGACATGGGCAACTACTACCATTTTGTAGTGCTGCCATGCGACCCGGCATCGCCGACACAGAAGGCTCTGGTAGAGGACTCCGTAAGGATTACATACAACCGTATCTATGCCAGATTGCGTAACCGTACCTTCCATTCACTCCTGGAACTGAACCGTGCCGTATGGAAGCTGATGGAAAGGCACAACCAGACCCGTATGCAGAAGCGTCCCTACAGCCGTGAGGAGCGTTTTCATGCCATGGAGAAGGAGCTGCTGAAACCCTTGAAACCGGGACCCTATGAGATGCGCCTGTATGCCGATCTGAAAGTACAGGCAAACTGCCATGTGGAGCTGAGACAGGACAAGGTGACCCATTTTTACTCCGTCCCCTATATCCATGTGGGAAAACAGGCAAGAATAGTCTTTACGCGTTCATGGGTCAAGGTCTATGTGGAGCAGAAACTGGTGGCCTCACATATCCGCAGCCATACATACGGCTATACCACAGTCAGGGAACATCTCGCATCCAGCTGCAGGGTGATTATGGAGCGTTCGGCAGCCTATTATGTGGAGAAAGCAAAAGATATATCACCTGACTGCCATGAATATGTAAAAAGAATCTTTGACCCCAAACGTACCACACAGCCTGAAGAGGTGTATTACAAGCTGTGCAACTCCATAGTCAGCCTCAGAAGGAAGTATGACCTTGCCACGTTTGACCTTACCTGCCGTCAGTGCATGGAGTACGGTATTTACTCCTACAGCAAGTTTGAAGCCATACTCAGACGTAACGGCATGAATGCATCCGCAGACGAGACGGTAATCTTCCATGCGCCTACACCGTCAAACCACGGGAACATGCGTGGAAAAGACTATTTTACAGGAAATGACATAAACCAACAACAATAAATGATTATGAGCAACGAAACAGAAAGAACACTGCACGAGCTGAAGCTTCCGGGAATGGCAAGCTGCTGGAGCTCCCTGGAAGAAACACATCAGTTGGACAAGCTTACCCTGCGTGAAGGCATGCAGATCATGCTCCAGTACGAACGTGACACAAGAGGGAACAACCGCATCCAGCGTCTTATAAAGAATGCCGGCTTCCGTCTGAGAGCCTCGATGGAAGAACTTGAAACGGACACGGCAAGGGGAATACAGGCCTGCTCTGCAGCCGACCTTGCAACCGGAAATTACATCACGGGCGGAATGACGGTCATCATTACCGGACCGGCAGGAACCGGAAAGTCCTACTTCGCCTGCGCCTTGGGTGACAGGGCATGCAGGAACGGCCGGAAGGTACTGTACTTCACGATGAACATGCTCATCGAAAACCTGAAGCTTGCACATCTGGAAGGACGGGAGACGAACTTCTTCCGCAAACTGAACGCACATGACCTGCTGATTATCGATGACTTTGGGATGGTCAAGTTGGACGGCCAGATACAGCATGACTTTGAACAGATCATAGATGACCGGTACAACCGGAAAGCACTCATCCTGGCCAGCCAGCTTCCCGTCGCAGACTGGTATGATGTGTTCCAAAGCGAGCTCATTGCGGAAGCCTGTCTGGACAGAATCGTGCATAAGGCAATAAAATTTGACCTTAAAGGAGAGAGCCTAAGAAAGAAGTATTAACTTTGCCAACAATACTGAATACTAACTGGGGACTGAACGGATATCACCGGAAATGCTGAACGGGTATCCGCCGGAATATGCACATTGTCTATACTTCTTTTAATGATGTAAATATACTAATTAACAGTGAATTATACAACAATATCCAAAGTTTACTCACACAAAAAACATGTTATACATGGTATTCCTTACGTTCGGCTCTTAACCGCCGGAGCCTCTGTTCCGGGTTTTCCTGTATTCCTTCAACCATCATCACCAGATCGCGCCACTCCATGGGATAGCTGTTTGATTTGGGATCATACTCCGGCAACTTGAAGCGACCGGCCTCCAGACGTTTTACATACATTACCATACCTCCGTCTTCGGCATGAAGGAGTTTCATTAGCCTGCGGCTGGAACCGATGAAGATGAAGACATCACCGTTCCTCACTTCACTGTTCATTTTCTCATGTACCACTCCGCATAGCGAACTGATACCCTTGCGCATATCTGTCCTGCCAGGACACAGGAAGTAGCGCATCGTG includes:
- the istA gene encoding IS21 family transposase — its product is MAGTTKDMSLIKQVLQLKQAGESNRGVSRKLPIDKETVNGYVNTVKANGWNISDLLEIDDPELERMFHAGSPAYTDSRMEEFLILLPRYRELLTDPKSHVSRQVLFDEYRATHPDGYGKSQFYYHLKQNLVAKKDVTAVLANTYKPGEKLMVDFAGDKLSYVDAETGEIIKVEVFVACMPYSEYTYVICVPSQKTEDFLYAIRMCLEHLGGVPPILTPDNLKSAVISNDRHEPKLNKALEDMGNYYHFVVLPCDPASPTQKALVEDSVRITYNRIYARLRNRTFHSLLELNRAVWKLMERHNQTRMQKRPYSREERFHAMEKELLKPLKPGPYEMRLYADLKVQANCHVELRQDKVTHFYSVPYIHVGKQARIVFTRSWVKVYVEQKLVASHIRSHTYGYTTVREHLASSCRVIMERSAAYYVEKAKDISPDCHEYVKRIFDPKRTTQPEEVYYKLCNSIVSLRRKYDLATFDLTCRQCMEYGIYSYSKFEAILRRNGMNASADETVIFHAPTPSNHGNMRGKDYFTGNDINQQQ
- a CDS encoding IS66 family transposase, coding for MEEKEILLKTIEGLNASIASLSTTNKNQSEQIKNLQERIKELTAQVAWLNRQLFGRKSEKLRVYDPNMPDLFADEFSGLRQQAEEKRDEAVEKIEKESVEDVKRNRQNRKMIEDLPVLETDTIEPKGVDLSLYRRIGEEITKVVKHKPGMLYVKVIIRPKYALKDSTLLPPAGQKGVEIAPMPLMPVDKCIADTSLLAEILLQKYEYHVPFYRQIQQYRHLGMKGLTESTLDGWFKKTVELLKPLYEELKREVFSCDYVQVDETTVPVINREKHKADKEYLWMVRSVMERLVIFHYDGGSRAGAVIESLANQYNFKGYLQCDGFAGYETAFKANPDVRLLNCLVHIRRHFEQALDENREMAQHALTQIQHIYKIERQCDETGLSYDERRQKRQELARPIMEAMKVWMETEGIKYSPGSLTGKAITYAYTKWDNIIRCLDDGRLYWDNNLAENVQRPITLSRKNFLFCGNHEAAVNMSVICSLLATCKAHEVNPRVYLNDVIAQMPYHKKATQEELLNLLPHKWKLKHPECVLTRQKEESCN
- a CDS encoding IS66 family transposase — protein: MLTEEQEKALLEEIEKLRQDKAALISRVSSLEQSLYWLRKKVFGRMSEKSLPLDPNQLFLFSKEEMSSMEISRMEEEVRKSEEEITRTIKVKEKPVRKSLDTSSLPVEVVDLYPEGTTDEEGRLKDEFIEIGKEESSRLERVPAKVYILKTVRHKVISKSDMEKYPEERQILIHPLPLVPVSKCMAGASVLTDIIIGKFMYHLPFYRLIQQYRESGISISESTMCGWYEMAVEKLKLLYNLLKQKILSSEYIQVDESVIPVMDNEKHKAKKGYEWCVRDGITGDVMFHYDRGSRSGMVARELLGCYRGIVQCDGYAAYEQFEQMKGITLVGCWAHARRKYVDALEENRTLATQAIHYIGKLYKIESEANDAGLAAEERKEKRISEAYPLILEFEKWLQDAYLRVLPKSRMGKAIEYTYTLLPRLSRYVNDGRIEIDDNRIENAIRPLALGRKNYLFCGNDASAYRAAIVYSLIATCKSAEVDPRIWMEDVLSKIPYYERDEKNMEELLPRNWAKSHQTCSE
- the tnpB gene encoding IS66 family insertion sequence element accessory protein TnpB (TnpB, as the term is used for proteins encoded by IS66 family insertion elements, is considered an accessory protein, since TnpC, encoded by a neighboring gene, is a DDE family transposase.) — translated: MWSLDSCLHLWVCQHPVSMRYGIRGLTQMIWSWKGHSPASGNVYVFFSQDRKTMKALKWDGDGFLMYTKRLSQGRFREVLKNGDGSVRRFQWDDFYMLMRGLTPVKVTVEERFRMAAR
- the tnpB gene encoding IS66 family insertion sequence element accessory protein TnpB (TnpB, as the term is used for proteins encoded by IS66 family insertion elements, is considered an accessory protein, since TnpC, encoded by a neighboring gene, is a DDE family transposase.) is translated as MFNLNDTMRYFLCPGRTDMRKGISSLCGVVHEKMNSEVRNGDVFIFIGSSRRLMKLLHAEDGGMVMYVKRLEAGRFKLPEYDPKSNSYPMEWRDLVMMVEGIQENPEQRLRRLRAERKEYHV
- the tnpB gene encoding IS66 family insertion sequence element accessory protein TnpB (TnpB, as the term is used for proteins encoded by IS66 family insertion elements, is considered an accessory protein, since TnpC, encoded by a neighboring gene, is a DDE family transposase.); this translates as MFSLNDSMRYLLYNRPTDMRKSFHTLSGIITDAMGQDPSNGNVYIFINRARDRIKLLHWEPGGMVLYSKLLEAGTLGKPDSANDNEVCTNIEWRELVMIVEGIMEARDSRRTRLEDLQKLRK
- a CDS encoding IS66 family transposase, which codes for MKKDELIELLQRQNGFLQGKLEEALSSVRSLTSANERLTATVEELRKQITSLEETLKGKDIELSKEKTVRQAMRRLQESPSERQTGQMLPKSDVPEQKIQKRHTNNGAKKKTHPECEIETFDVEPDDPGFDPELARYMCTCDVVRYSMVPMRFIKTIYKVKKYVQNGTIFKGSVPATPLLNSQYTSSFIAGLAELRYLHGMPLENAVEYFRSHGFDLDKGTARKLVSKTKVQLENLYKALAKAILEDNYICGDETYQKVRLQTVTDSGKKIKKGYIWVFVGMTTGLVYFFYDDGSRSAEVFENEIKGFNGAFQCDFYSGYRHIGIGNLKGIKRLPCLQHIKRKFLDIKDSTIAQQMAKRFGLLYHFEHKHKTGKDGWTDEDHLQWRQRYSKVMIEKIYRGLIEIKDRPGIPPDDSLNAAADYALKQWHEIPAIFSSPKYRLDNNEVERINRYISLTRRRLTIGSHTGAEVAVLYHSLAITCHRCGINIFEYFCDIIDRCAAWPPNTPIDKYRDLLPDRWKKMKR
- the tnpB gene encoding IS66 family insertion sequence element accessory protein TnpB (TnpB, as the term is used for proteins encoded by IS66 family insertion elements, is considered an accessory protein, since TnpC, encoded by a neighboring gene, is a DDE family transposase.); translation: MFCLNDTMRYFLCPGKTDMRKGINSLCGVVHDRMGHDVRLGDVFIFINRSRTTMKLLHAEDGGMVLYVKRLEEGTFRLPAYDSRSRSYPMEWRDLVMMVEGISDNPNERLKRLKASRKDGFY
- the istB gene encoding IS21-like element helper ATPase IstB, with the protein product MSNETERTLHELKLPGMASCWSSLEETHQLDKLTLREGMQIMLQYERDTRGNNRIQRLIKNAGFRLRASMEELETDTARGIQACSAADLATGNYITGGMTVIITGPAGTGKSYFACALGDRACRNGRKVLYFTMNMLIENLKLAHLEGRETNFFRKLNAHDLLIIDDFGMVKLDGQIQHDFEQIIDDRYNRKALILASQLPVADWYDVFQSELIAEACLDRIVHKAIKFDLKGESLRKKY